CCGATGGGCTTCCCGCAAAACCCCGAGGGGATCCTCCACAAAGCACAGGGTGACCACCAGGAGGACTCCGCCGAAGGCGCTGTCACGGAATGGAAGCCGTTCCCCCACTGCCTGAGCCACCCGGATCCCCCGGGCTGCCGCCATCCGGAGCGGCTCTCGCGCGGGATCGATCCCAAAACCGACGCCGAGGGCCTGAGCGAAGCGCCCGGATCCTACGCCGATCTCCAGATAGGGGGGCGGGCAGCGGGTCAGCAGAGGGGCCAGCGCCCGCACCTCCGAGCGATAGGCTCCCCGGCCCACCGGCCCTTCATACCAGGCATCGTAACGGGCGGCGTAGCGTTCGAACACCGAGGCGGTTTCCATCCGTCTGTCCCTCACGGCTCCTGGGATAACGCCTCCAGGGCCCGCGCAATGCGGGCGGCGATGCGGGCGTTTTCGACCAGCAGGGCATGATTCACCTGCACGCTTTCCCCCCCGGTCCGCTCCGCCACACGGGCCAGGAGGAAGGGCGTCACCGCCCATCCCCGAATCCCGCGCCTCTCCGCTTCCTCAAGGGCCTCTCGAACCACTCCCTCCAGTCGATCCAGCGGGACCGCCACCGGGGCGGGGGGAGGAACGGTCACCAGGATCCCCTTCCCCCCCAGCGCCCAGTGGATCCCGGCGATGCGGGCGATCTCCTCCGCTGAATCCACCCGCGCGTCTACCGGCAGGCCGCTGGACGCGCTGTAAAAGGCGGGCAGGGTCTCCGTGCCCCATCCCAGGATCGGGACCCCATAGGTCTCCAGCCATTCCCGGGTGGCCTGCAGATCCAGGATCGCCTTGGCTCCGGAGCAGACCACCACAACGGGCTCTGTGGCCAGCGTCGGCAGGTCGTTCGAAACATCGAACGGCGCCCCCCGATGCACCCCGCCGATCCCGCCCGTGGCCACCACCCGGATCCCGACCCGCGCGGCGGCCCAGGCGGTGGCCGCCACGGTCGTGGCGCCGATCTGGCGGCGCGCCAGGACGATCGGGAGATCGCGCCGGCTCACCTTCCGGACGTGCTCGTCTCCCGCGAATCGCTCGAGCTCAGCCGGCGTCAGGCCGATCACAACCTGGCCATCCAGCAGCCCGATGGTCGCCGGAACGGCTCCTTCCGCGCGAACGGCCTCTTCCATCTCGTGGGCGACCTGGAGGTTGGCCGGCTGGGGAAGGCCGAAGGCGACCACCACGGTCTCCAGGGCGACGATCGGCTGATGGCGCGCCCGGGCTTCCTTCACGTGAGGGCCGAAGCGGAAATAGGTGTTCTTGGTGGAAAAACCCATCGCCCCAAACTCGAAGTCGACTGCCGATCCAGGCGTGGACATCCCTCGCCTCCAGGAGCTGGTTCCCGAAACCTGCAACTCGAATGGGGAAGGGCGGCGAACACCGGCCAGCCGGCTATAAGCGGGATGATCGTGCTTCCAGCTCCGCGACAATGACCTCCGGCGTTTTATAGGGAATCACGTTCTCGATCGCCCGGAAATGATCATCGTAGGCCACGATCGCCGTGCAGCCTGCGATATGGGCGGCCATCGCATGAGGGAGATCCGTCGGGTCTCTCAGCGCTGCGAAGAGCCTGGCCCGGAGCAACTTCTCCTCGCGGCGAGGGATCGGCACATCAAGCAAGCGGTGCTCAAAAGCGTGAGGAAGGCCTGACGGGCAAACTCGCTGCCCGCTTCCCAGTTTGGCTCTGTGCGGGTGATCGCGATGACCAGCAGCTCATGGAGCGCATAGAAAGATGTCACTGCTTTAACCGCACCCTGGTCGATGAACTGGAATAACTTCGAAACCGCCTCAAATCGTGTGGGCTCCAGTTTCCGGGCCAGCGTGAAGACCAGCAGCACGGAGGTATCCAGATAGATCACCGGGTCCTCTCCGTCGAAGCGGGTGTTCCAGTTTCCGCTGCAGGAGGCAGCAGAAGGATTTTCAACAACTCCTGGGATAGCAGCAATGCCAGAGGCACAATGGCCTCAGAGAAAATGCGCTCAGCGCTTTCCTTGCGCCCTTCATGGAGGATCTCATCAAACGATTTTCCTTTCAGATATTCGGAGAAATCTTCAAGCGCCATCATTCCCTCCAGATTTCGATAGCCGGGCAGGGTCCCTGCCTGCGCTGCGTGTCGGCCATGGCGTATGCCGTTGGCCGATGCTCAAGGAGAAGAGCACCTTTCCCTACTTTCCAAATTCAAACTTTAGCATAAAGCCTTGGATTCCACCAGGGGATGAGGAATTTTTCTAACGATCGAGGGGTTAGACGGTGGGGCAGCCGAAGGCGACCACCACGGTCTCCAGGGCGATGATCGGCTGCTGGCGCGCCCGGGGTTGTTCCACGTGGGGGCCGAAGCGGAAAGCGGAAATAGGTGTTCATCCGGGAGAACCTCCTTCCACCCGCACGGGGACCTCTCCGTCGATCCACTGCACGGTGAGCGGCTCGCCGGGCTGGACCTGATCCGCCCGGGTGACCAGGCGGCCATCGGCCCGGCGGACCAGGGCGTAGCCCCGGGCCAGGACGGCGCGGGGGTTCAGCGCCTCCAGTCGGGCCTGGTGGTAGCCCCATCGGGCTTCCGCTTGCAGGATCTGCTGACGGATCGCGCCTTCCAGCCGGGTCCGCAACCGATGCAGGCGCTCCCGACGGGCGTAAAGCTCCCGCTCGGGCGTATGGGCCTGCAGGCGCGCGCGCAGGGTCGCCAGAGCCTGCCCCGCCCGCTCCAGGCGGGCGCGTATCGCCTGCTCCAGGCGATCCCGCCATCCGGCGATCTGAGCGGCCACCGCGTCCCGATCCGGGGTGGCCAGCTCCGCTGCCGCGGAGGGTGTGGGCGCGTGCACATCGGCGGCGGCATCCGTCAGGGTGAGATCGATGGCATGGCCGACGCCCGAGACCACCGGGAACGGGGAGGATGCCACCGCCCGAACCACCCGCTCGTCGTTGAAAGCCCACAGCTCCTCATTGGACCCTCCACCCCGGGCGATGATAGCCAGATCCACCCCCGCCACCATCTGGAGGGTTTCCAGGGCCGTGGCGATCGAAAGGGGGGCATCATCTCCCTGGACAACCGTAGGGGAGAGGATGACCTCCGCCAGGGGCCATCGTCGCCGGAGGATGTTCAGGATGTCCCGAAGGGCTGCTCCCGCCGGCGAGGTCACCACGCCGATCCGGCGGGGGAACGGAGGCAGCACCCGCTTGCGGGCGGGGTCGAACAGCCCCTCCGCCTCCAGCCGACGCTTTAACGCCTCAAGGGCCAGGAATCGCTGGCCCAGGCCGATGGGAAGCCAGCGATCCACATACAGACGGCAATCCCCCCGATCCTCGTAGTAACCGATCCGCCCGCGCGCCACAATGGTCTGGCCGTTCGCCGGCAGCTGGGCCATCCGGGCTGCCTGCGCCCGCCAGATGACACACGTGATCTGGGCCCGCCCTTCTTTCAATGAGAAGAAGATGTGGCCCGGCGCTGTAGGGCGGAGATCCCCCACCTCTCCCTCCACCCACAGATCCCCCCAGGCGAAACGGGATTCGATCGCTTCCTTCAGATGGGCGGCCAGCTGGGATACCGTGAGGTAGGTGATGGGAGCCTGTTCAAGTTCCTCCCACTCGCTCATGAAAACGCTCCAGGGGAAGGTTGCGCCCCTTGTTCATCGCGTTTCCGTGACCTTCTGTAAGCCTCGCGGCCGGTCTGGATCCAGCCCTTTCCATTGGGCGAGGGAGACGGCGAACCACTGGCCAGGGATCACAGCCACCATCGGTGAGAGCCACTCCGGAACCGGAGGCAGCGGGATGCGCACGTCCGCCATGGCGAGCAGCCCGCGATCTTCGCTGCAGAGCGTGAGATGGGCCTCCCGCTCCCGAAGCCAGCGGGCCAGGCTTTCCATTTCGGAGCGGAAGGTCGGGCCCGGGGCGATCAGGAACACCGGGAAGCCCGGCTCCACCAGGGCGATGGGCCCGTGGAGGAAATCCGCCGAGGAATACGGCTCCGCCACGATGTAAGTCAATTCCTTGAGCTTGAGGGCGACCTCGAACGCCGTCGCGTAATTGAAACCCCTGCCGATCACCACCCCGTGAACGACCCGCTGCCAGAATGCTGCCGCCTCCTGGGCGGCCTCCTCCGTGTCCAGCGCCTGGGCGATGGCTTCCGGCAACCGAAGCAGATCCTCCCGCATGGCGGCGTCCTCGGTCCAGGCCGTGACCAGGAGGGCGAGGGCGATCAGCTGCGCCGTATAGGTCTTGGTGGCAGCCACCGCGCGTTCCTCCCCTGCGCGCAGGGGGAGGACCGCGTGGGCGGCTGAGGCGAGGGGAGAGGCAGGATCATTGGTGATGGCCAGGGTCCAGCCGCCCTGACGTCGAGCTTCCCGGATGACCTCCACAATATCCGGGGAGCGGCCGGATTGGGAGATCCCGATCACCCATGCATGGTCCAGGCGAGGAGGCCGGCGGTAGAAGGTGAAGAGAGAGGGGGTGGCGAGGGCAGCCGGGAGACCGGCGAAGGCCCCCAGCAGGTATTGCCCGTATCGGGCGGCGTTGTCGGAGCTTCCCCGCGCCGCCAGCACGGCCAGCGCCGGTTGAAAACGGCGCACAGCGTTCACGATCTGCCGCGCTTCCTCCCATCCTTCGCGGATCAGGCGATCGGCGACCTCAGGCTGCTGTCGGATCTCCTGTTCCACCCACATCCAGAACCTCCACCAGCCGAATCTCAGGATGCGATAAGAGGAAGTCTGGAAAGCCGGGTTCGCGCTTGAGGGCACCCCTCGAGCCGATTATACTTCAAGGCATGATGGCGGGTCCTTTCAGGCTATGAAAATCGCCCCACGCCCTGGGGATTCGATCGGTGAATGGGAATCACTTCTCACGGGAGGCATTGCCCATGTCCAAAGAGAGAGCGATCCCTCGGGGACTGTATTTCGAGGATCTGGAGATCGGCTGGAAGGTGCGCACCCCGGGCCGCACGGTGACGGAGGCGGACATTGTGATGTTCGCTGGGCTATCCGGCGATTACACGCCGCTGCATACGGACGCGGAATACGCCCGGGGCACGATCTTCGGGGAACGGATCGCCCACGGGCTGCTTGGCCTGGCCATCGCTTCAGGGTTGGCGACCCGGCTGGGATTCCTGGAGGAGACCGTGGAAGCCTTCACCAGCCTGGAATGGAGATTCCGGGCCCCCATCCGCATCGGGGATACGATCCATGTGGAGATCGAGGTGGCCCAAAAGCGCCCCGCGCCGAATGGCCGGGCAGGATTCGTGATCTTCCATGTGGAGGTTCGGAATCAGCGGGGCGAGGTGGTGCAAAAGGGCCAGTGGACCCTCTTGGTTCGCGCGCGGGGGGCAGAAGGCATGGACCTCGAACAGCGATGAAGCGGCCTGTTGCGATCACGATGATCACGAGCGCTCCCAATGGGGCTGCGGGATTTCCGGGGCATGGAACTTGTCGAACCGCTTCCCCCTTCCCCATCTCGGTTCCTTTCCATAGAGACCAGCAAGCTTCCCCCAACGCCCTTCCGAAGGTGGAAGTCCATTCATGAGCGGATGCCATGGGCATCCAGGGCATCGGCGGCATCCCCCAAATGGGGGGATATCCCCAATCTGGGGGTGTCCCCCCTTATCATCTGTTTTTACAATCGCTCCTGTCCCGGGTATACTTTGCTAAAAGCATTCGGAGGGGCCGGGATTGGAGGGGGCAGCAGGTGCCCTCCGCGCCGGCCGGGTCGTTAGACTCCTTTCGGGAGGAGGCCCATGGCCTCAACCGAATGTTCAATAGAGGGACGGGTGAGACGTACAGGCGGCCGATCCGTCCCTTATCATTCTCTAAGGAGGCAGATGCCATGCCGAAACGGTTCGTCTCCTGGATGATCGGGGGGCCTCAGGGCAGTGGGATCAATGTGGCGGCAGAAACCCTTGCGAAAGCCTTCAATCGGGGTGGGCTCTATGTGTTCACCAATATCGAATACCATTCCAACATTATGGGCAAGCACAGCTATTATCGGGTCCGGGTCGCCGAGGATCCTGTCCACGCCCCCGTTGAGGAGGTTCATCTCCTGGCTGCGCTGGATGAGGAAACCCTCTTCGGGGACCACCATCACAACCCCGAGTTCCCCACGCATCGTGGACACGTGCATGAAGTAGTCACGGGGGGCGGGATTATCTACGATGCGGATCTGGGAGACATCCGGGATCGCCTGAAGCGGGAGGATCTGCGGCTTTATCCGGTGCCATATTTTGAGATGATCCGTCGAGCGCTGGAGCCTTTCGGCAAGGCGGCGGAGTATCGCCAATACGACATCATGCGAAACACAGTAGCTCTGGGGGCCACCCTGGCGGTCCTGGATTACGATTTCGATCTCGTCGCCGAGGTGATCCGCGAGCAGTTTAAGGGGCGTCGGGCCCGATTGGCGGATCTGAACATCCAGGCCCTACGGGTTACTTATGATTATGTGCACGAGCATTTCGGCAATGACTTCCCCTGGAAGGTTCGCAAGCGGGAGCGACGTGAGGACCACATCCTGATCCGCGGCGTGCAGGCGGTGGCGCTGGGCAAGCTTCAGGCTGGGCTGGGCGTTCAGACCTATTACCCGATCAGCCCGGCGACGGATGAAAGCACGTATCTGGAAGCGGTCCAGAGCAAATACAACGTGGTGGTCATCCAGACGGAGGACGAAATCTCGGCGATCAACATGGCGGTCGGTGCCGCCCACGCGGGCGCCCGGGCCTCGACCTCCACGGCGGGGCCGGGCTTTGCCCTGATGCCGGAGGGCATCGGTTTCGCGGCCATCACCGAGGCGCCGGGTCTGGTGGTGTTCCTCTATCAGCGCGGCGGCCCCAGCACGGGTCTCCCTACTCGCACGGAGCAGGCCGATCTCGGATTCGCTCTCCATCCCGCCCATGGAGAGTTCCCCCACATCGTCATCGCCCCCGGGGATGTGGTGGAGGCCTTCTACGATAGCTTCGAGGCTTTTAACTGGGCCGATCGTTACCAGATGCCTGTGATCGTGCTGTTGGATAAATACCTGGCCAGCAGCTATATCACGGTGCCTCGCTTCGAAACCCGTCATCTGGTGATCGATCGGGGAATCCGCTATCCGCCGGCGGGCCAGCAGGATGGCTACCTGCGCCATGCGGTGACCGAAAGCGGCATCTCCCCATGGGTGGTCCCCGGCACGGAGGGCGTTATCTTCTGGACCACCAGCGATGAGCATAACCCCAAGGGTCACATCTCCGAGGGGGTGGTGCATCGCATGGAGCAAATGGATAAACGGATGCGCAAGCTGGAGCTGGCTGCCCGGGAGATCCCGGACAGCAAGAAGTTCACCCTCTACGGCCCTGCGGATGCCCAGGTGACCTTGGTCGGGTGGGGGACCACCAAAGGCGCGATCCTGGATGCGCTGGAGGAGCTCGCGACCTTGAACGGGCTGACCTTTAACTTCCTCCAGATCCGGATGATGCGGCCCTTCCCGGCCGAGCCCGTGGGGGCGATCCTGCGGCGGGCCCGCCGTGTGATTCTGATCGAGAACAATTACTCCGGTCAGCTGGGGAACCTGATCCGGGAGATGACCGGATTTCGGATCCCCCAGCGGGTGCTGAAATACGATGGCCGGCCGTTCACAGTAAATGAGATCCTC
This genomic window from Thermoflexus sp. contains:
- a CDS encoding class I SAM-dependent methyltransferase, producing METASVFERYAARYDAWYEGPVGRGAYRSEVRALAPLLTRCPPPYLEIGVGSGRFAQALGVGFGIDPAREPLRMAAARGIRVAQAVGERLPFRDSAFGGVLLVVTLCFVEDPLGVLREAHRVLRADGGLVLGMILAESPWAAHYQEKGRQGHPFYSIARFYSRQDLDAWLEQAGFQVVEYRSTLFQAPDAPEIREEEARPGFDPKAGFTGILARRVEGVG
- a CDS encoding pseudouridine-5'-phosphate glycosidase; its protein translation is MGFSTKNTYFRFGPHVKEARARHQPIVALETVVVAFGLPQPANLQVAHEMEEAVRAEGAVPATIGLLDGQVVIGLTPAELERFAGDEHVRKVSRRDLPIVLARRQIGATTVAATAWAAARVGIRVVATGGIGGVHRGAPFDVSNDLPTLATEPVVVVCSGAKAILDLQATREWLETYGVPILGWGTETLPAFYSASSGLPVDARVDSAEEIARIAGIHWALGGKGILVTVPPPAPVAVPLDRLEGVVREALEEAERRGIRGWAVTPFLLARVAERTGGESVQVNHALLVENARIAARIARALEALSQEP
- the xseA gene encoding exodeoxyribonuclease VII large subunit — its product is MSEWEELEQAPITYLTVSQLAAHLKEAIESRFAWGDLWVEGEVGDLRPTAPGHIFFSLKEGRAQITCVIWRAQAARMAQLPANGQTIVARGRIGYYEDRGDCRLYVDRWLPIGLGQRFLALEALKRRLEAEGLFDPARKRVLPPFPRRIGVVTSPAGAALRDILNILRRRWPLAEVILSPTVVQGDDAPLSIATALETLQMVAGVDLAIIARGGGSNEELWAFNDERVVRAVASSPFPVVSGVGHAIDLTLTDAAADVHAPTPSAAAELATPDRDAVAAQIAGWRDRLEQAIRARLERAGQALATLRARLQAHTPERELYARRERLHRLRTRLEGAIRQQILQAEARWGYHQARLEALNPRAVLARGYALVRRADGRLVTRADQVQPGEPLTVQWIDGEVPVRVEGGSPG
- a CDS encoding SIS domain-containing protein codes for the protein MWVEQEIRQQPEVADRLIREGWEEARQIVNAVRRFQPALAVLAARGSSDNAARYGQYLLGAFAGLPAALATPSLFTFYRRPPRLDHAWVIGISQSGRSPDIVEVIREARRQGGWTLAITNDPASPLASAAHAVLPLRAGEERAVAATKTYTAQLIALALLVTAWTEDAAMREDLLRLPEAIAQALDTEEAAQEAAAFWQRVVHGVVIGRGFNYATAFEVALKLKELTYIVAEPYSSADFLHGPIALVEPGFPVFLIAPGPTFRSEMESLARWLREREAHLTLCSEDRGLLAMADVRIPLPPVPEWLSPMVAVIPGQWFAVSLAQWKGLDPDRPRGLQKVTETR
- a CDS encoding MaoC/PaaZ C-terminal domain-containing protein; translation: MSKERAIPRGLYFEDLEIGWKVRTPGRTVTEADIVMFAGLSGDYTPLHTDAEYARGTIFGERIAHGLLGLAIASGLATRLGFLEETVEAFTSLEWRFRAPIRIGDTIHVEIEVAQKRPAPNGRAGFVIFHVEVRNQRGEVVQKGQWTLLVRARGAEGMDLEQR
- a CDS encoding 2-oxoacid:acceptor oxidoreductase subunit alpha translates to MPKRFVSWMIGGPQGSGINVAAETLAKAFNRGGLYVFTNIEYHSNIMGKHSYYRVRVAEDPVHAPVEEVHLLAALDEETLFGDHHHNPEFPTHRGHVHEVVTGGGIIYDADLGDIRDRLKREDLRLYPVPYFEMIRRALEPFGKAAEYRQYDIMRNTVALGATLAVLDYDFDLVAEVIREQFKGRRARLADLNIQALRVTYDYVHEHFGNDFPWKVRKRERREDHILIRGVQAVALGKLQAGLGVQTYYPISPATDESTYLEAVQSKYNVVVIQTEDEISAINMAVGAAHAGARASTSTAGPGFALMPEGIGFAAITEAPGLVVFLYQRGGPSTGLPTRTEQADLGFALHPAHGEFPHIVIAPGDVVEAFYDSFEAFNWADRYQMPVIVLLDKYLASSYITVPRFETRHLVIDRGIRYPPAGQQDGYLRHAVTESGISPWVVPGTEGVIFWTTSDEHNPKGHISEGVVHRMEQMDKRMRKLELAAREIPDSKKFTLYGPADAQVTLVGWGTTKGAILDALEELATLNGLTFNFLQIRMMRPFPAEPVGAILRRARRVILIENNYSGQLGNLIREMTGFRIPQRVLKYDGRPFTVNEILEGVRRALKNDEERIVMISSEAREVIPWPTR